One window of Papio anubis isolate 15944 chromosome 10, Panubis1.0, whole genome shotgun sequence genomic DNA carries:
- the MARCHF7 gene encoding E3 ubiquitin-protein ligase MARCH7 isoform X2 yields the protein MESKPSRIPRRISVQPSSSLSTRMMSGSRGSSLNDTYHSRDSSFRLDSEYQSTSASASASPFQSAWYSESEITQGARSRSQNQQRDHDSKRPKLSCTNCTTSAGRNVGNGLNTLSDSSWRHSQVPRSSSVVLGSFGTDLMRERRDLERRTDSSVSNLMDYSHRSGDFTTSSYVQDRVPSYSQGARPKENSMSTLQLNTSSTNHQLPSEHQTILSSRDSRNSLRSNFSSRESESSRSNAQPGFSYSSSRDETPIISNSERVVSSQRPFQESSDNEGRRTTRRLLSRIASSMSSTFFSRRSSQDSLNTRSLNSENSYVSPRILTASQSRSNVPSTSEVPDNRASEASQGFRFLRRRWGLSSLSHNHSSESDSENFNQESEGRNTGPWLSSSLRNRCTPLFSRRRREGRDESSRISTSDTSSRSHIFRRESNEVVHLEAQNDPLGAAANRPQASAASSSATTGGSTSDSAQGGRNTGIAGILPGSLFRFAVPPALGSNLTDNVMITVDIIPSGWNSADGKSDKTKSAPSRDPERLQKIKESLLLEDSEEEEGDLCRICQMAAASSSNLLIEPCKCTGSLQYVHQECMKKWLQAKINSGSSLEAVTTCELCKEKLELNLEDFDIHELHRAHANEQAEYEFISSGLYLVVLLHLCEQSFSDMMGNTNEPSTRVRFINLARTLQAHMEDLETSEDDSEEDGDHNRTFDIA from the exons TCTACGTCAGCATCAGCATCTGCGTCACCATTTCAATCTGCGTGGTATAGTGAATCTGAGATAACTCAGGGAGCACGCTCAAGATCGCAGAACCAGCAACGGGATCATGATTCAAAAAGACCTAAACTTTCCTGTACAAACTGTACTACCTCAGCTGGGAGAAATGTTGGAAACGGTTTAAACACGTTATCAG attcATCTTGGAGGCATAGTCAAGTTCCTAGATCTTCATCAGTGGTACTTGGATCATTTGGAACAGACTTaatgagagagaggagagatttgGAGAGAAGAACAGATTCCTCTGTTAGTAATCTTATGGATTATAGTCACCGAAGTGGTGATTTCACAACTTCATCAT ATGTTCAAGACAGAGTTCCTTCATATTCACAAGGAGCAAGACCAAAAGAAAACTCAATGAGCACTTTACAGTTGAATACATCATCCACAAACCACCAATTGCCTTCTGAACATCAGACCATACTAAGTTCTAGGGACTCCAGAAATTCTTTAAGATCAAATTTTTCGTCAAGAGAATCAGAATCTTCCCGAAGCAATGCACAGCCTGGATTTTCTTACAGTTCAAGTAGAGATGAAACCCCAATCATAAGCAATTCAGAAAGGGTTGTTTCATCTCAAAGACCATTTCAAGAATCTTCTGACAATGAAGGTAGGCGGACAACCAGGAGATTGCTGTCACGCATAGCTTCTAGCATGTCATCTACTTTTTTTTCACGAAGATCTAGTCAGGATTCCTTGAATACAAGATCATTGAATTCTGAAAATTCTTACGTTTCTCCAAGAATCTTGACAGCTTCACAGTCCCGTAGTAATGTACCATCAACTTCTGAAGTTCCTGATAATAGGGCATCTGAAGCTTCTCAGGGATTTCGATTTCTTAGGCGAAGATGGGGTTTGTCATCTCTTAGCCACAATCATAGCTCTGAGTCAGATTCAGAAAATTTTAACCAAGAATCTGAAGGTAGAAATACAGGACCATGGTTATCTTCCTCACTTAGAAATAGATGCACACCTTTGTTCTCTAGAAGGAGGCGAGAGGGAAGAGATGAATCTTCAAGGATATCTACCTCTGATACATCATCTAGATctcatatttttagaagagaatcAAATGAAGTGGTTCACCTTGAAGCACAGAATGATCCTCTTGGAGCTGCTGCCAACAGACCACAAGCATCTGCAGCATCAAGCAGTGCCACAACAGGTGGCTCTACATCAGATTCGGCTCAAGGTGGAAGAAATACAGGAATAGCAGGGATTCTTCCTGGTTCCTTATTCCGGTTTGCAGTCCCCCCAGCACTTGGGAGTAATTTGACCGACAATGTCATGATCACAGTAGATATTATTCCTTCAGGTTGGAATTCAGCTGATGGTAAAAGTGATAAAACTAAAAGTGCGCCTTCAAGAGATCCAGAAAGATTGCAGAAAATAAAGGAGAG CCTCCTTttagaggactcagaagaagaagaaggtgacTTATGTAGAATTTGTCAAATGGCAGCTGCATCATCATCTAATTTGCTGATAGAGCCATGCAAGTGTACAGGAAGTTTGCAGTATGTCCACCAAGAGTGTATGAAAAAGTGGTTACAGGCCAAAATTAACTCTG GTTCTTCATTAGAAGCTGTAACCACCTGTGAACTATGTAAAGAGAAGCTGGAGCTTAACCTGGAGGATTTTGATATTCATGAACTACATAGAGCTCATGCAAATGAACAA GCTGAGTATGAGTTTATCAGCTCTGGTCTCTACCTAGTGGTGTTACTGCACTTGTGCGAACAAAGCTTTTCTGATATGATGGGAAATACAAATGAACCAAGCACACGTGTCCGA TTTATTAACCTTGCAAGAACTCTTCAGGCACATATGGAAGATCTCGAAA
- the MARCHF7 gene encoding E3 ubiquitin-protein ligase MARCH7 isoform X11, with translation MARCQLTATFASWVQAILLCQPLSVTEEKDVQDRVPSYSQGARPKENSMSTLQLNTSSTNHQLPSEHQTILSSRDSRNSLRSNFSSRESESSRSNAQPGFSYSSSRDETPIISNSERVVSSQRPFQESSDNEGRRTTRRLLSRIASSMSSTFFSRRSSQDSLNTRSLNSENSYVSPRILTASQSRSNVPSTSEVPDNRASEASQGFRFLRRRWGLSSLSHNHSSESDSENFNQESEGRNTGPWLSSSLRNRCTPLFSRRRREGRDESSRISTSDTSSRSHIFRRESNEVVHLEAQNDPLGAAANRPQASAASSSATTGGSTSDSAQGGRNTGIAGILPGSLFRFAVPPALGSNLTDNVMITVDIIPSGWNSADGKSDKTKSAPSRDPERLQKIKESLLLEDSEEEEGDLCRICQMAAASSSNLLIEPCKCTGSLQYVHQECMKKWLQAKINSGSSLEAVTTCELCKEKLELNLEDFDIHELHRAHANEQAEYEFISSGLYLVVLLHLCEQSFSDMMGNTNEPSTRVRFINLARTLQAHMEDLETVISQILLRCVRALALSSLFS, from the exons atggcacgatgtcagctcactgcaaccttcgcctcctgggttcaagcgattctcctgtgtcagcctctctCAGTAACTGAAGAAAAAG ATGTTCAAGACAGAGTTCCTTCATATTCACAAGGAGCAAGACCAAAAGAAAACTCAATGAGCACTTTACAGTTGAATACATCATCCACAAACCACCAATTGCCTTCTGAACATCAGACCATACTAAGTTCTAGGGACTCCAGAAATTCTTTAAGATCAAATTTTTCGTCAAGAGAATCAGAATCTTCCCGAAGCAATGCACAGCCTGGATTTTCTTACAGTTCAAGTAGAGATGAAACCCCAATCATAAGCAATTCAGAAAGGGTTGTTTCATCTCAAAGACCATTTCAAGAATCTTCTGACAATGAAGGTAGGCGGACAACCAGGAGATTGCTGTCACGCATAGCTTCTAGCATGTCATCTACTTTTTTTTCACGAAGATCTAGTCAGGATTCCTTGAATACAAGATCATTGAATTCTGAAAATTCTTACGTTTCTCCAAGAATCTTGACAGCTTCACAGTCCCGTAGTAATGTACCATCAACTTCTGAAGTTCCTGATAATAGGGCATCTGAAGCTTCTCAGGGATTTCGATTTCTTAGGCGAAGATGGGGTTTGTCATCTCTTAGCCACAATCATAGCTCTGAGTCAGATTCAGAAAATTTTAACCAAGAATCTGAAGGTAGAAATACAGGACCATGGTTATCTTCCTCACTTAGAAATAGATGCACACCTTTGTTCTCTAGAAGGAGGCGAGAGGGAAGAGATGAATCTTCAAGGATATCTACCTCTGATACATCATCTAGATctcatatttttagaagagaatcAAATGAAGTGGTTCACCTTGAAGCACAGAATGATCCTCTTGGAGCTGCTGCCAACAGACCACAAGCATCTGCAGCATCAAGCAGTGCCACAACAGGTGGCTCTACATCAGATTCGGCTCAAGGTGGAAGAAATACAGGAATAGCAGGGATTCTTCCTGGTTCCTTATTCCGGTTTGCAGTCCCCCCAGCACTTGGGAGTAATTTGACCGACAATGTCATGATCACAGTAGATATTATTCCTTCAGGTTGGAATTCAGCTGATGGTAAAAGTGATAAAACTAAAAGTGCGCCTTCAAGAGATCCAGAAAGATTGCAGAAAATAAAGGAGAG CCTCCTTttagaggactcagaagaagaagaaggtgacTTATGTAGAATTTGTCAAATGGCAGCTGCATCATCATCTAATTTGCTGATAGAGCCATGCAAGTGTACAGGAAGTTTGCAGTATGTCCACCAAGAGTGTATGAAAAAGTGGTTACAGGCCAAAATTAACTCTG GTTCTTCATTAGAAGCTGTAACCACCTGTGAACTATGTAAAGAGAAGCTGGAGCTTAACCTGGAGGATTTTGATATTCATGAACTACATAGAGCTCATGCAAATGAACAA GCTGAGTATGAGTTTATCAGCTCTGGTCTCTACCTAGTGGTGTTACTGCACTTGTGCGAACAAAGCTTTTCTGATATGATGGGAAATACAAATGAACCAAGCACACGTGTCCGA TTTATTAACCTTGCAAGAACTCTTCAGGCACATATGGAAGATCTCGAAA